The stretch of DNA GGGCTGGTGGATATGCATGTCCATTTCAGAGAACCTGGCCGTGAGGATGTTGAAACTATTATAGGAGGCTCCAGAGTTGCAGCTAAATCAGGGTACACCAGTGTATGTACCATGCCAAATACAAGTCCCGTGATTGATAATCAGGCGCTTGTACGATATATAAAAAAGCAGGCAGAATCGGGGCCAATTAATGTTTATCCTGTTGCAGCTATAACGAAAGGTTCAATGGGTGAAGAACTTACTGAAATGGGTGAGCTGGTTGAAGGTGGTGCAATAGCATTCAGTGATGATGGTAAACCCGTTATGAACTCAACCACCATGAGGCGCGCATTAGAGTATTCAAGGATGTTTAACGTTCCCATTATAACGCATGCAGAGGATATCACATTATCTGGTGGTGGGATAATGAACGAAGGGAACAATTCAATATTTTTGGGTTTAAAAGGAATCCCCCGTGAAGCTGAAGAGATTATGATTGCACGTGATGTATTGCTTACACGTTTAACAAAAGGGAGATTGCATGTAGCTCATGTTTCATCCAAAGGTTCACTGGATATTATTGCCATGGCCAAACGGAATAATATACAGGTAACCTGTGAGACAGCACCGCATTATTTTTCACTGACCGATGATGCCATAGCGGAACATCTTTCCATGGCAAAAATGAACCCGCCATTACGTACAGAAGAAGATAGAAAGGCAATTATTGAAGGATTGCGCAATGGCTTAATTGAAGTAATTGCCACCGACCATGCTCCTCATCTTCACAATGAAAAGATGCAGGAGATAGCATTTGCACCGTTTGGCATTATAGGGCTTGAAACAGCAGTGCCATTAATTATTACTGTACTTGTCAAAGAGAACGGTTTTAGCTTCATACAGGCATTTGAAAAAGTTACTATAAATCCCTGTAAGATTTTAGGCATTGATAGAGGGTATATTAAAGAAGGCGCGGTTGCAGATATTACAATTATCAATCCTGATAAAAAAATTACAGTCAATGAAGATTTTATTGTTTCGCGATGTAAGAATACGCCTTTTATGGGAAAAGAGCTTTTTGGTCAGGTTGAATATACTATCTGCAATGGTGAAATAGTTTATCCCTTTAGCTGAATAAATCCTGTAATGCACGTGCCATTATATAGTAGCCTTCTTCGGTTGGGTGTACGCCATCAAACTGTACAAGTTCCTGTAATGGTGTGCCTTTGTTGACAGTGTTTTTCCAGTACTCATGTGTCTTTGATACTGGAAGATTATACTCATCAGCAATAGATAATATTGTATCATATAATTTATACGCATTTTTTGCTTCAGGGAAATCACCAAACCATACAGAAGTTAACAGTACTATATCAGATGGCAATTGTGCCTGTATAGCATTGATTATTGCCCGTATGTAGTTACCAAATACATGTGGTGAATACCCGCATGCGTAATCATTGAGAGCAAACTGTATAAGCACGCAATCAGGATTGTATGAGATGACATCATACGAAACACGGTGCAATCCGCCATCGGCTGTGTCGCCTGGTATACCTTTATTGATTATGCTAATTGATGCAGTTGGGTAGTGTGATTTTAAAAAATCATGAAAATAATCAATATATCCCTTATCAACCATCCATCCATAGGTTAATGAGTCACCTAAAGCAACGATGGTGACAGCCTGGCCATTTTTAAGTTTTTCAATAGTTTTCAGTGGTTTAATCATGGCTCTCCCACAAATTCCTTAAAAGATTGTAATGGCTGTATGAAAATTGTCAAGTAGCAAAATGGTATTGGGTGTAGTGTAGCAATGAATTCTTCTTGCAATATTAAAGTTCTACTATAGGGTAAGACAAAATTAAAAAATTTTTTAAGAGAGGTACAGGATGGATCTTAACGATAAATGCATACTATTGACAGGTGCTTCATCCGGGATAGGGAAAGCATTGCTGGAAGAATTAACAAAATACAATACAACAATTGTGGTTGGAGATATTAATCCCGGTGCTATTGCACAAAATAAACATGTAAAAGCAGTACGCTGTGATGTTAGCAAACAAAAAGATATCGACATGTTGTTTAAAAAAGCACTTGCCATTATGGGGAAAATTGATATCTGCATTGCAAATGCTGGTTTTGCCTACTATGAAAAATTACAAAAAGCTGACTACAATCATATCCACAAAATTGTGTCGGTTAATTATATTGCCCCAATTTATTTTCTTGAGAAGATGATGGAGATAAATAAAGGAAAAGAAGCATGTATGGTATTTACTGCTTCTGCAATGGCAAAATTACCGTTGCCGGGGTATGCATTATATTCAGCTACCAAAGCTGCTCTTGATGGGTTTGCCTATTCATTTAATTTTGAAAAGGAAAAAAACTTTCACCTTGTAGTGGTTTATCCCATAGCAACCAAAACTGAATTTTTTAAAACAGCAGGTGAGGGAACACCGGTACCTTTTCCCACGCAAACACCACAAGAAGTTGCCCAAGAAGTTATCAAAGGGATTCTGCACAATAAACGGTATGTGTTCCCTTCAAAAATATTCAGATGCATGATGATTGTAAACAGGATTCTACCGTTTGCCCTGTGGTGTTATGCCAAAGTTGAACAGTATAAATTTAAAAAGTGGCTTGAATCATCGGGGCGCAAATAAGTGGACATGGGAATTAACGGTGTCATATTTGACCTGGATGGGACACTTCTGGATACTATAGCAGATTTGGCATACAGTGTAAACAGTGTCCTGAAACGTTATGGGTATCGCACACATCCGGTGGAGGAATATAACCAGTTTATTGGTGATGGGATGGCAATGCTCATCCAGCGTGCGGTAGGGGAAACCTGTTCAGATAAAGATATTACAAAGCTTGTTGCTGAATTGAAAGATGAGTATGCAAAAAACTGGAACAGAGAAACAAAACAGTATCCAGGTGTGTATGACCTTTTACAGGAACTATCGCACAAAAAAATCAAGATTTCCGTTTTTTCAAATAAATCACATGAGTTTACTGTAGCAATGGTTGAATACTATTTTTCAGGTATTGCATTCAGCACAATTTTAGGGCTGCAAGATTCCATCCCCCGCAAGCCTGACCCATATGGTGCACTGCTTATTGCCCGCACCATGCAATTAGAACCAACACAGATTGCCATGATTGGTGATTCGGCTACGGACATTGAGATGGCGCATGCATGTGGTATGTATAGCATTGGCGTAAGCTGGGGCTATAGACCTGTTGCGTTGCTTTTACAGCATCATCCCCATGCAATAGCCCACACGCCTGAAGACATCATACGAATTATCACTTCAGTAACGTAATGGCTACAGATACTTGGGTTCTTTATACGAATAAATGGTATGCACACCACCTTCAATCTGGGCTGACAGAGAACGCAATTCAAAGCGAAGCTCTTCTTTATAAAGCTTTTCGTGAAGCTCTTTAATAGTACGCACACCCATATCCTGAAAAGCGTGTTTCAAACCCTGTACCAGATAGGGCACATAATCAAACATTGAACCTTTATCAACCACAGCGCCAGAAACACCCTGGGCTACGAGTATCTTGGAGTCTTCGGCAAAATAGCGTTTTGAACCGCCTTTTTCCATGGCTTCAAGGGATGCCATACCACGATAACGTTTTAGGCGCACACCATTTTCATAAAAATATTCGCCAGGCGCTTCTTCGGTACCGGCAAACATGGAGCCCATCATTGCAGTTGATGCACCAATTGCAAGTGCTTTGGCTATATGCCCTATTGTTGCAATCCCGCCGTCGGCAATTGTAGGTATATTATATTGTTTTGCAAACTTGCTGCAGCGGTACACCGCAGTTGATTGTGCACGGCCAACAGCCATGGTAACCTGTGTGGTACAGATTGAGCCTGGACCCATGCCAATGCGAAGAGCATCTGCCCCAGCTTTGATAAGATTTTCACATTGCTCAACGGTTACAACATTACCGGCAATGACATCAAGTTCAGGGTATTTCTTTTTAATATATTTAATCATTTCTATCTGGTAGATGGAGTTGCCCTGTGCTGCATCTATAACCACAACATTGACACCAGCTTTCACAAGTTCCTGCAATCGCTCTTTTGATTCATCCTTGGTGGAAATGGCTGCTCCAACCATTAGCTGCTTGTTGGCATCTTTTGAAGCAAAGGGATATTCTCTGTTGGTAACAAGGTCATTACGGCTCATCAGGGCAACAAGCCTTCCTTCATCATCAACTATCGGTAATTTGCCCTTTTTAGATTTTTTAAGTAACTCATTTGCCTGTGTCAGTGTAATACCAACCTTTGCAGTGACAAGATCGGTGGTCATTACATCTTTTATTTTTTTTGACCGGTCAGTTTCAAAATCAATATCCCTGTTGGTAACAATGCCTACCAGTTTAGAACCTAAATTGCCATCAACAGTGATGGGTATGCCTGAAAAGCCAAATTTTTCCTTAATTTCATCAATATGGGCGATAGTATGTTCAGGAGATAATACAACCGGATCTGTTATAAATCCATTTTCAAATCGTTTAACTTTTCGTACTAAAGTTACCTGTTCCTCAATGGTATTGTTGTAATGAATGATCCCAATCCCCCCTAATAATGCTAAACTGATAGCCATCTTAGATTCAGTGACCGTGTCCATGGGGCTGGATACCAGAGGCCGTTTGAGTTTAATATTGCGAGTTAATTGTGTTTCTAAATCAACATCATCAGGGTTAAAGTCAATATAACCCGGTAATATGATAAAATCGTTATAGGATAGCCCTTGAGTAGAATTTAAAAGCTCTTCAGCTGAATATC from Spirochaetota bacterium encodes:
- a CDS encoding GDSL-type esterase/lipase family protein, whose protein sequence is MIKPLKTIEKLKNGQAVTIVALGDSLTYGWMVDKGYIDYFHDFLKSHYPTASISIINKGIPGDTADGGLHRVSYDVISYNPDCVLIQFALNDYACGYSPHVFGNYIRAIINAIQAQLPSDIVLLTSVWFGDFPEAKNAYKLYDTILSIADEYNLPVSKTHEYWKNTVNKGTPLQELVQFDGVHPTEEGYYIMARALQDLFS
- a CDS encoding SDR family oxidoreductase encodes the protein MDLNDKCILLTGASSGIGKALLEELTKYNTTIVVGDINPGAIAQNKHVKAVRCDVSKQKDIDMLFKKALAIMGKIDICIANAGFAYYEKLQKADYNHIHKIVSVNYIAPIYFLEKMMEINKGKEACMVFTASAMAKLPLPGYALYSATKAALDGFAYSFNFEKEKNFHLVVVYPIATKTEFFKTAGEGTPVPFPTQTPQEVAQEVIKGILHNKRYVFPSKIFRCMMIVNRILPFALWCYAKVEQYKFKKWLESSGRK
- a CDS encoding HAD family hydrolase codes for the protein MGINGVIFDLDGTLLDTIADLAYSVNSVLKRYGYRTHPVEEYNQFIGDGMAMLIQRAVGETCSDKDITKLVAELKDEYAKNWNRETKQYPGVYDLLQELSHKKIKISVFSNKSHEFTVAMVEYYFSGIAFSTILGLQDSIPRKPDPYGALLIARTMQLEPTQIAMIGDSATDIEMAHACGMYSIGVSWGYRPVALLLQHHPHAIAHTPEDIIRIITSVT
- a CDS encoding dihydroorotase, which gives rise to MKLLIKYGRLIDPASQTDEEFDILVADGKIVTIDKNIKKDEAQLINAKDCIVVPGLVDMHVHFREPGREDVETIIGGSRVAAKSGYTSVCTMPNTSPVIDNQALVRYIKKQAESGPINVYPVAAITKGSMGEELTEMGELVEGGAIAFSDDGKPVMNSTTMRRALEYSRMFNVPIITHAEDITLSGGGIMNEGNNSIFLGLKGIPREAEEIMIARDVLLTRLTKGRLHVAHVSSKGSLDIIAMAKRNNIQVTCETAPHYFSLTDDAIAEHLSMAKMNPPLRTEEDRKAIIEGLRNGLIEVIATDHAPHLHNEKMQEIAFAPFGIIGLETAVPLIITVLVKENGFSFIQAFEKVTINPCKILGIDRGYIKEGAVADITIINPDKKITVNEDFIVSRCKNTPFMGKELFGQVEYTICNGEIVYPFS
- the guaB gene encoding IMP dehydrogenase, with protein sequence MKPKDGYSAEELLNSTQGLSYNDFIILPGYIDFNPDDVDLETQLTRNIKLKRPLVSSPMDTVTESKMAISLALLGGIGIIHYNNTIEEQVTLVRKVKRFENGFITDPVVLSPEHTIAHIDEIKEKFGFSGIPITVDGNLGSKLVGIVTNRDIDFETDRSKKIKDVMTTDLVTAKVGITLTQANELLKKSKKGKLPIVDDEGRLVALMSRNDLVTNREYPFASKDANKQLMVGAAISTKDESKERLQELVKAGVNVVVIDAAQGNSIYQIEMIKYIKKKYPELDVIAGNVVTVEQCENLIKAGADALRIGMGPGSICTTQVTMAVGRAQSTAVYRCSKFAKQYNIPTIADGGIATIGHIAKALAIGASTAMMGSMFAGTEEAPGEYFYENGVRLKRYRGMASLEAMEKGGSKRYFAEDSKILVAQGVSGAVVDKGSMFDYVPYLVQGLKHAFQDMGVRTIKELHEKLYKEELRFELRSLSAQIEGGVHTIYSYKEPKYL